The following are from one region of the uncultured Fusobacterium sp. genome:
- a CDS encoding lysozyme: MKISEKGIEFIIKEEGEVLHAYRCQAGIWTIGVGHTGGVTPDMRITRVQSRELLKSDLKRFEKAVNDTIKHPLLQHQFDALVSFTFNVGAAAFKASTLAKKINTNSPWAEIRHEFLRWNKVKGKENAGLTSRRKREAKLYYGE; this comes from the coding sequence AAAAGAAGAGGGAGAAGTGTTGCATGCATATAGGTGTCAAGCTGGAATATGGACTATAGGAGTAGGACATACAGGAGGGGTTACTCCAGATATGAGAATCACTAGAGTGCAATCACGAGAACTGCTAAAATCAGATTTAAAACGTTTTGAAAAGGCAGTTAATGATACTATTAAACATCCTCTTTTACAACATCAATTTGACGCACTAGTAAGTTTTACATTTAACGTAGGGGCAGCAGCTTTTAAAGCATCAACTTTAGCAAAAAAAATAAATACTAATTCTCCATGGGCTGAAATTAGACATGAATTTTTAAGATGGAATAAAGTTAAAGGAAAAGAAAATGCAGGCTTAACAAGCAGAAGAAAAAGAGAGGCTAAATTATATTATGGGGAGTGA
- a CDS encoding competence protein CoiA family protein, producing the protein MFAYTKDNKIIHIKDALAHEEYFCINCKGKLGVKDGDIRIKHFFHKAKDCKDRGESFIHECWKKYFSKLKEFDGYNIIASRQEYHLLNGAYIPDVILKTDKNNYIIIEIDYKNSKDKSYLEKFKLLPKTFIKIFEIKVDFGKILETKILFDREKLKELQIGIEKKRKYILDKYYEKGGLVYEIKNTDSHFVNTIPSLYLSFMEYIPVKYKTVYNDFTWELIKKYKIPPSSRGKKIKVHLEERVEKTEVNSESFFITIYDYKEMYDYCKLNNLFSIKLVSQDPNLIGDINIVLDEK; encoded by the coding sequence ATGTTTGCCTATACAAAAGATAATAAAATTATACATATAAAAGATGCTTTAGCTCATGAAGAATATTTTTGTATTAATTGTAAGGGAAAATTAGGAGTTAAAGATGGTGACATTAGAATAAAACACTTCTTTCATAAAGCAAAAGATTGTAAAGACAGAGGAGAAAGCTTTATTCATGAATGTTGGAAAAAATATTTTTCAAAATTAAAAGAATTTGACGGATATAATATAATTGCTTCAAGACAAGAATATCATTTGCTAAATGGAGCATATATTCCTGATGTTATTTTAAAAACAGATAAAAATAACTATATAATTATAGAAATTGATTATAAAAATTCTAAAGATAAAAGTTACTTAGAAAAATTTAAATTACTGCCAAAAACTTTTATAAAAATCTTTGAAATTAAAGTTGATTTTGGTAAAATTTTAGAAACTAAAATACTTTTTGACAGAGAAAAATTAAAAGAATTACAGATAGGAATTGAGAAAAAAAGGAAGTATATTTTAGATAAATATTATGAAAAAGGTGGCTTAGTGTACGAAATAAAAAATACTGATTCACATTTTGTAAATACTATTCCAAGCTTATATCTTTCTTTCATGGAATATATTCCTGTTAAATATAAAACAGTTTACAACGATTTTACTTGGGAATTGATTAAAAAATATAAAATACCACCTTCTTCTAGAGGAAAAAAAATTAAAGTTCATCTTGAAGAAAGAGTTGAAAAAACAGAAGTTAACTCTGAATCTTTTTTTATTACAATTTATGATTATAAGGAAATGTATGATTATTGCAAATTGAATAATCTTTTTTCTATTAAATTAGTTTCTCAAGATCCTAATTTAATAGGTGATATTAATATAGTCTTAGATGAAAAATAA